From the genome of Methanobacterium formicicum:
TGAATTGTTAGTGGTGAAGAACATGGCCAGAGCAATTGCAACAACACCCACGTTAACCGGGAAGGATACAGACCGTTTCGCTAGAAATCTGAACAAACCAGCAACATCCGAAAAGAAGAAATTCTTGAAAGAATCCCTTAAAGTTTACAGGACTATTAAAGCTAATAGCGAACGCTAGGCAACCTAATGTTCTAAATCTTTTTACAGAATATATAAAACGTGCCCATTTATTCAATAATAAGTTTTTCAAGTTCATAAACAAATTGTTTAGCTCTTTCTAGTGAGGTTCCTGCTTTGGATGCTTTTACCTCATACCCTAAGACATATTGAGAATCATTCCTCTTTTTATGTTCTAGATCATAAAGTTCGATTATATCATCAGTTAAATTATCTATTTCATCAAATTCAGTTCTAGCTTCATCAAGATCCTCAAAAAGCTGTTTCTTTAATTTATTTCTCACTAAAACAATTAGTGCATCGCCAGTTACGCGATGCGAAACCTCACCACTTACTTTAAAACCAATTGAAATTAAAACAGCTTTCGCCATATAATACATTGAATAGTAAGAAGAAACAATGACCCACAATGGAGAAAAATCTTTTTTATTTAGAAAATCAGCTACACTTAAACTTTCTAAAGCATTATCGTGCAAAGCATCGATTAGATTCTCCTCAGGGGCTACTTTTTTAATTAGTCCTTCATTCAAATCTTTTCTAAAATTCGATTCCGCTATTTTTATTCGTTCTGGGTCTAACATGCTCCAACATCCTATAATAATCTTCTATCCCAATCAATATAATGTTTCTATCCAATAATTCAGAAACTACGCTAAACTCATTGGTTTTAGCCATATTCATAAACTGATCAAAAGATAATATCGTAGGGTGAATATCTAATGGTAACAAATTTATTTTCCTTTCAAATTCCTTCTCACGATTTATTTCAGATATTATCATCAAATCTATATCAGAATGTTTGGATGCTGTTCCTTTAGCGTAAGATCCGAAAATTAAAGCAATAAATGGAAAATTTAGGTTATATAATTTTTGATTTAAAATTTTTAGATCAGTATTTTTTTCAAGGAGGTCTTTAGTACGCTCATATTCTGCTTGGAATATAAGTGGGTGGACTTTTTTATTTAGAGAACATCTATAAGAAGAACCAATCTTTTCAAGAGTTACTAGATCATCTAGCTCTAATTTCTTAATAATTTTATAAACATTAGCATAGGGTATTTTTACTCTGTTGGCTATTTGACGAATGCTACTCCCCTGTCCGAATGTTACCAAATCTTTTACTATTTCGATCTTATTGTCTTTCATGAGAAACTCCTGTTATAGTAAATATGATATAATATTATATCAAACTTACTATAATACTATAGCAAATATACTATAATGTTATAGTAAAAATACTATAATCTACGTGAATATATCATCTCCAACAAAAAAAGAATTTTTATTGCATTTGTATATCGTCAAATTTTTCGGTATCTTATTTATAACGATCTCAACAGATAATTTAGTTGGCCAAAACATTTTGGTAATAACAAGAATAATATAATAAACAAATTAATTCAATCTTAAAAATCAATATACACGTTTTTTATTAAAAAAAGAGGTAATATTAAGTGATAGGAATAAGCGCTGATTTTGATCCAGTTCACAAGGGACATGCTTCCCTTATTGGGAAGGCTAGGGAAGTAGCTGATGAGAAAGGTGATGAGGTGGTTATCTACCTTAATAAAGGTTACAGTGCCAATCACGCCCCTTTCTTTGTCAGTTTCGAGGGAAGGAGTAAGATGGCTCTGGAGGCAGGGGCTGACCGGATAGTGCCAATTGAAGGTTTGCACCACCGGTTGACCATGTCCTACACCGTCCCCATAAGGATAGCCATGATGATCCAGGACGGGGTCACTGACTATGTGGATGCTGCAGAAGTTAACCCCGCCCAGATAAAAAAATACGCTGCCAGATTCATTAGAAGGGGAATATTCAGTGGTATTCCCCGTAATCTACCTAACAGAAATGTTATCCGGTGGTATGCGGTGAACGAGTTTTTGTATCAGCGTTTTAATCGTAAAATGGAGTTTCATTTCATACCGGAGGGTAAGGTAAATGGGGAGAAGATCTCAGGCAGGGAGATACGTAGCGAAATCCTGGAAAACAATCTCCGTATACCTGGAAGTGTGAAAAGACTGCTTCCCAAATCCACGGTACGCATACTGGAGGAGGAAATTGATAAAGGTACTGTTCCTGAAACCAGGGATATGGATGTACTCTTGAAACGCTTGAACACCACCTCAAGGCATCATCTTTTAAACACCGCCCATTTAAATGCCGAGGCAGTGGAGCATATCATTCAGGGTAGATGGTACCAGGCTGAGAATCAGGTGTGGGCATCCCTGCGCCAGGCAGGTTACGGTCCAGTGTTAAGCAGACTGGCCTTAAGCTGTGTGGAGGAAGATGTGACACGTAGAGAAATCTACGAGCTAATTCAGGATTATGAGAAACAGGGGATCATCCCCCCGGACCAGACTGTAGAACGGGTTATTGAAAGGGACTGGTTTGTGGCTAATATGGTTGAAACAGGTTTAACCAGTTCCGAGGCCCATGAAAAGTTCCTTAACGGTGCCCGGACAAAGGATAAACCATTATACTCCTTTGATGCCGGTCTTCACCTGCGGAGTTTTGAACTTCCCAAGCTGGAGGAAGGATTAAAGGCATACCTCTACGTGGATAAACGGGGTGTTTTAGCCTGTGAGTTGAAAACAAAAGAGGGTAAGGTTAAAAGTCCACTGAAACTACCCGGGAAGATGGCCACTTACCTGCGCTTACTGGTGGATTCCCAGATTATTCCACTAGAGGGAGAACTGGTGAAGAGGAAGAGAGGCTGGAGAATCCGGTTAATTGTGGGATAGAACAATGAGTAGAAGTTGACGTGAGTATAAAAAGTTGATTTGTATAAAATTAGTATTGTATTGTGGTTAATCTCCCTTGTTGGGGGAATAATCACTCTGGACTTTCCGCTTCATGGTGGGCCTGGTGGTGCTCTACCACTGGACAGGACCAGTCTGGACAGAAGGTCATCACCATTTTACCAGTATCTGTGACTATGTAAAGTCTCCAGCAGTTGTTATTATAGGCGCGGAAAGAACAATCCACTACCTTTTTTCCAGTAAGCTTTTTCAACTGTTCCTGGCATTCTTTAGCATGTTCTTCATTGGTCATGAGCATCAAATCCATTTTTTAAAGATTTTAAGAAGCTATCATTGATGGTGTCCGTAAAATTTCACTGAGATCCATGCTTTTTCTGCGTATAATATTATACTCAAAATCCTATTTATTTATATTGTGAATAGAGGATTACTGTGAACTACTGGGATTTTTTTTCCTTAACTCTTTTTTTATCAACTTTCCGGAACACATCCCGGTAATCTGCAGGTTTTTTTTCTATTGTCCCAGTTTTATCGGGAAGCGAGTGGAAAAACTCACATGTTGCACGGGTAATCAGTGGATCCTCGTATTC
Proteins encoded in this window:
- a CDS encoding nucleotidyltransferase domain-containing protein; protein product: MKDNKIEIVKDLVTFGQGSSIRQIANRVKIPYANVYKIIKKLELDDLVTLEKIGSSYRCSLNKKVHPLIFQAEYERTKDLLEKNTDLKILNQKLYNLNFPFIALIFGSYAKGTASKHSDIDLMIISEINREKEFERKINLLPLDIHPTILSFDQFMNMAKTNEFSVVSELLDRNIILIGIEDYYRMLEHVRPRTNKNSGIEF
- a CDS encoding cytidyltransferase produces the protein MIGISADFDPVHKGHASLIGKAREVADEKGDEVVIYLNKGYSANHAPFFVSFEGRSKMALEAGADRIVPIEGLHHRLTMSYTVPIRIAMMIQDGVTDYVDAAEVNPAQIKKYAARFIRRGIFSGIPRNLPNRNVIRWYAVNEFLYQRFNRKMEFHFIPEGKVNGEKISGREIRSEILENNLRIPGSVKRLLPKSTVRILEEEIDKGTVPETRDMDVLLKRLNTTSRHHLLNTAHLNAEAVEHIIQGRWYQAENQVWASLRQAGYGPVLSRLALSCVEEDVTRREIYELIQDYEKQGIIPPDQTVERVIERDWFVANMVETGLTSSEAHEKFLNGARTKDKPLYSFDAGLHLRSFELPKLEEGLKAYLYVDKRGVLACELKTKEGKVKSPLKLPGKMATYLRLLVDSQIIPLEGELVKRKRGWRIRLIVG